From Lycium ferocissimum isolate CSIRO_LF1 chromosome 12, AGI_CSIRO_Lferr_CH_V1, whole genome shotgun sequence, one genomic window encodes:
- the LOC132039836 gene encoding clathrin interactor EPSIN 2-like, with protein sequence MKKAFDQTVRDLKRGVNKKVLKVPSIEQKVLDATSNEPWGPHGSLLADIAQASRNYHEYQMIMSVIWKRINDTGKNWRHVYKGLTVLEYLVAHGSERVIDDIREHVYQISTLSDFQYIDSSGRDQGSNVRKKSQSLVVLVNDKERIQEVRQKAAANRDKFRNTSTGGMYRPGSYSGSGGYGDRFDEDRYGGRDEERNGYGREREWGSRDEDKYGRYGDSNSRDGDRYGRDYDERSRDGYKDDDYRGRSRSTDNYNYGSRSRSSDRYRDNANDDDGQYSSRPLERRFSEQNLSAPPSYEEAIGGSRSPTHSERDVETSSASAPKSSSPHASASPSPVTMPAAAPATIPPPAPATATTSPPAPAAATVSPPAAAAAIAPPPENNVVESFDEFDPRASFSAAAPSPSNGPVSTTSGGEIDLLGSLSDPFYSNSLALVPAASSAPEVNPSGTTGTETMFGEASSVSTGTNQMFEDPFGDGPFKAMTSNSVQTHQQDTTPSFHPNSNQSPELPQSVPQGAEVSSAAYSQFPPTNMQFPQQDLSTSNQEIDILADILPPSGPSPPSDHAIPSVQPAAQTGFESHGGPTTQQTGYMAPPGQAGALTVFGAQPGQHSPQTSFPTQGQTVSPVGFPGQANNSPSYGGYPAQPGQASQAGFGPTSGPPTSGFHSATGFYPQSGYQVPAGNANAGGYNPGLGSTGPFGPQMGQTSAGQPYLSQPTAASQMPSQMQLQSSQTQTSNALVLTQTSPAKDKFETKSTVWADTLSRGLVNLNISGSKTNPLADIGVDFDAINRKEKRMEKPSTAPVISTINMGKAMGSGTGVGRAGAGALRPPSNPTVGSGMGMGMGMGGMGMTGGGPAGGPGMGAYGGANQPYGMGMNRPMNNMGMGMNMGQGFQMQQQPSGFPPGPGAPMPGGYNPRMGMGPYGQQPYGGGYQ encoded by the exons ATGAAGAAAGCATTTGATCAAACCGTGCGGGACCT CAAGAGAGGTGTGAATAAAAAGGTTCTTAAAGTCCCTTCAATAGAACAAAAA GTTTTGGATGCGACTAGCAATGAGCCCTGGGGTCCTCATGGATCACTTCTTGCAGATATTGCTCAGGCGTCAAGGAACTA TCATGAGTACCAAATGATTATGTCTGTGATCTGGAAGCGTATCAATGATACTGGAAAAAATTGGCGGCATGTTTACAAG GGTTTAACTGTTTTGGAGTATTTGGTAGCCCATGGGTCTGAACGTGTCATAGATGATATACGGGAACATGTTTACCAAATATCT ACACTGTCTGATTTTCAATATATCGACTCCAGCGGGAGAGACCAGGGAAGCAATGTCAGAAAGAAATCTCAGAGCCTTGTGGTTCTTGTTAATGATAAGGAGAGAATTCAGGAAGTTCGCCAAAAGGCAGCTGCTAATAGGGACAA ATTCCGCAACACGTCAACGGGTGGCATGTATCGCCCTGGTTCATATTCTGGTTCCGGAGGGTATGGTGACAGATTTGATGAGGATCGTTATGGAGGCAgagatgaagaaagaaatggttatGGGAGGGAAAGGGAATGGGGCAGCAGAGATGAGGACAAATATGGCAGATATGGAGACTCCAACAGCCGTGATGGGGATCGCTATGGTAGAGATTATGATGAGCGTAGCCGAGATGGATACAAGGATGATGATTATCGTGGAAGAAGCCGGAGCACTGATAATTATAATTATGGATCAAGAAGTAGAAGTTCTGACAGGTACAGGGACAATGCCAATGATGACGATGGCCAATATTCTTCTAG GCCGCTTGAAAGGAGGTTTTCTGAACAAAACCTTAGTGCACCTCCTAGTTATGAGGAAGCTATTGGTGGTTCACGCAGCCCAACACATAGTGAAAG GGATGTAGAAACTTCTTCAGCATCCGCACCCAAATCTTCTTCTCCTCATGCAAGTGCCAGTCCAAGCCCAGTTACTATGCCTGCTGCCGCACCAGCTACTATTCCACCACCAGCTCCCGCCACAGCTACCACTTCACCACCAGCTCCAGCAGCAGCTACTGTTTCACCACCAGCTGCAGCAGCAGCTATTGCTCCACCACCAGAAAACAATGTTGTTGAGAGTTTTGATGAATTTGATCCCCGTGCATCTTTTTCAGCAG CGGCCCCATCTCCATCAAATGGTCCTGTGTCAACTACTTCCGGTGGCGAAATAGATTTACTTGGCTCCTTATCTGACCCGTTTTACTCCAACTCGTTAGCCCTTGTACCTGCAGCTTCCAGTGCCCCCGAGGTTAATCCGTCTGGGACAACTGGCACTGAGACCATGTTTGGGGAAGCATCATCAGTATCTACCGGCACTAACCAG ATGTTCGAGGATCCTTTTGGTGATGGTCCTTTCAAGGCTATGACCTCGAATAGCGTGCAAACTCATCAGCAGGACACTACTCCATCTTTCCATCCTAATTCAAATCAAAGCCCCGAGCTTCCTCAATCAGTCCCTCAGGGTGCTGAGGTCTCAAGTGCAGCATATAGTCAGTTTCCTCCTACTAATATGCAATTTCCTCAGCAGGATCTGTCCACCTCTAACCAGGAGATTGACATACTGGCTGATATTCTCCCACCATCTGGTCCTTCACCTCCTAGTGATCATGCAATCCCAAGTGTCCAACCTGCGGCACAGACAGGTTTTGAGTCTCATGGTGGACCAACTACACAACAGACAGGTTACATGGCACCTCCTGGCCAGGCTGGGGCGCTGACAGTTTTTGGAGCTCAACCTGGCCAACATTCACCACAAACCAGTTTCCCAACTCAAGGTCAAACTGTATCTCCAGTGGGCTTTCCTGGTCAAGCAAACAATTCTCCATCTTATGGAGGTTATCCAGCTCAACCTGGTCAAGCATCACAGGCTGGTTTTGGACCCACAAGTGGTCCACCCACATCCGGTTTTCACTCTGCAACAGGTTTCTATCCACAGTCTGGTTATCAGGTTCCTGCTGGCAATGCCAATGCTGGAGGTTACAATCCAGGATTAGGATCTACAGGTCCATTTGGTCCCCAAATGGGTCAAACATCTGCTGGACAACCCTACCTTTCACAACCGACTGCTGCATCCCAAATGCCTTCACAAATGCAGCTTCAATCTTCACAAACTCAAACGAGTAATGCCTTAGTGCTGACACAAACTTCTCCAGCCAAAGACAAATTCGAGACGAAGTCTACAGTTTGGGCAGATACATTGAGCCGTGGACTGGTCAATTTGAACATTTCTGGAT CTAAAACAAATCCATTAGCTGATATTGGGGTTGATTTTGATGCTATTAATCGCAAGGAGAAAAGGATGGAGAAACCCAGTACTGCCCCCGTTATATCAACTATTAACATGGGCAAAGCAATGGGGTCAGGTACCGGAGTTGGCCGAGCTGGTGCAGGTGCTCTACGGCCTCCATCAAACCCAACGGTAGGTTCTGGTATGGGCATGGGCATGGGTATGGGTGGTATGGGTATGACTGGTGGTGGCCCTGCAGGGGGTCCTGGTATGGGAGCATATGGAGGAGCAAACCAGCCTTACGGCATGGGGATGAATAGACCTATGAACAACATGGGCATGGGAATGAACATGGGTCAAGGATTTCAGATGCAACAACAGCCTTCCGGATTTCCTCCTGGACCTGGAGCTCCAATGCCGGGAGGTTACAATCCCCGGATGGGCATGGGTCCCTATGGACAACAACCATACGGTGGAGGATACCAATGA